A portion of the Streptomyces sp. NBC_01335 genome contains these proteins:
- the ccrA gene encoding crotonyl-CoA carboxylase/reductase, whose protein sequence is MDSLTEAVLRGASPEELERAPVPTEFTAAHIRQEDVGIFDGVADKDVRRSLKVDRVPMPELAPDEVLVAVMASSINYNTVWSATFQPVSTFNALKRYARTGGYNARHDQPFQVVGSDAAGVIVRTGAGVRRWKVGDHVAVNAAVVDEQDPVTHSDGMLGADQKAWGYETNFGGLAHYTVVRASQLLPKPAHLTWEEAACVPLCGGTAYRMLVSDRGARIKQGDIVLIWGATGGLGAFAVQLVKNGGGIPVGVVNSEAKAKQLQKLGCDVVINREEIGIGGEPTAGAGTVELAKRLGRAIRAELGEDPHVVFDHVGRATFGISVIVARRGGTVVTCGSSTGYDHSFDNRYFWMNLKRIVGSHGMNLHEAAEMMRLLKLGSVSPVLSEVYPLAEVGEAARLVQTNSHTGKVGVLALAPEAGLGVTDPRLRARIGEERLGPLRSGLLPQPALAR, encoded by the coding sequence ATGGATTCTCTGACCGAGGCCGTTCTCCGCGGAGCCTCACCGGAGGAGTTGGAGCGCGCCCCCGTTCCCACGGAATTCACCGCCGCCCACATCCGGCAGGAGGACGTCGGCATCTTCGACGGCGTGGCCGACAAGGACGTGCGCCGTTCGCTGAAGGTGGACCGGGTGCCGATGCCCGAACTCGCTCCGGACGAGGTGCTGGTGGCGGTCATGGCCAGCTCCATCAACTACAACACCGTCTGGTCGGCGACCTTCCAGCCCGTCTCCACCTTCAACGCGCTCAAGCGGTACGCCCGCACCGGCGGTTACAACGCCCGCCACGACCAGCCCTTCCAGGTCGTCGGCTCCGACGCGGCCGGCGTGATCGTGCGCACCGGCGCCGGGGTCCGGCGCTGGAAGGTGGGCGACCACGTGGCCGTCAACGCGGCGGTGGTGGACGAGCAGGACCCGGTGACGCACTCCGACGGCATGCTCGGCGCCGACCAGAAGGCATGGGGGTACGAGACGAACTTCGGCGGCCTCGCGCACTACACCGTCGTGCGGGCCAGCCAGTTGCTGCCCAAGCCGGCCCATCTGACCTGGGAGGAAGCAGCCTGCGTGCCGCTCTGCGGCGGGACCGCGTACCGCATGCTGGTCAGCGACCGGGGCGCCCGTATCAAGCAGGGCGACATCGTGCTGATCTGGGGCGCGACCGGCGGTCTCGGCGCGTTCGCCGTCCAACTGGTCAAGAATGGCGGTGGCATCCCCGTCGGAGTCGTCAACTCCGAAGCCAAGGCGAAGCAGTTGCAGAAGCTCGGTTGCGATGTGGTGATCAACCGCGAGGAGATCGGCATCGGCGGCGAGCCGACGGCCGGAGCCGGGACGGTGGAGCTGGCCAAGCGACTCGGCCGGGCCATCCGGGCGGAGCTCGGCGAGGACCCGCACGTCGTGTTCGACCACGTCGGCCGGGCCACCTTCGGCATCTCGGTCATCGTGGCGCGGCGCGGCGGCACGGTCGTCACCTGCGGTTCGAGCACCGGCTACGACCACAGCTTCGACAACCGGTACTTCTGGATGAACCTCAAGCGCATCGTGGGCAGTCACGGGATGAACCTCCACGAGGCGGCGGAGATGATGCGACTGCTCAAACTCGGCAGCGTCTCACCGGTCCTCTCCGAGGTGTACCCGCTGGCGGAGGTCGGCGAGGCGGCCCGCCTGGTGCAGACGAACAGCCACACCGGCAAGGTCGGCGTCCTCGCACTCGCCCCCGAGGCCGGTCTCGGCGTGACCGACCCCCGACTGCGCGCCCGGATCGGCGAGGAGCGGCTCGGTCCGCTGCGTTCCGGACTTCTCCCGCAACCCGCGCTCGCCCGGTGA
- a CDS encoding type I polyketide synthase yields MTSQGANRTAGSGQGGGRAVAVVGLACRLPGAPDPDAFWDLLSKGADAIRPLPEDRRPAPGAGRRRSEGPGGGTDRGRDTGHNRETPAPRDEDLPGGFLDEVDHFDHAFFGISPREAAEMDPQQRLVLELAWEALEEAGIVPGSLTGTPVGVYLGAMAYDYALLRHREDAEPVTRHTLTGLNRGLLANRVSYHLGLRGPSLTVDSAQSSALVSLHLAHRAVRDGDCELALAGGVNLNLAPDSTSAAARFGGLSPDGRSFTFDARANGYVRGEGGGLVLLKPLDAALADGDRIHGVILASAVNNDGATESLTVPSAEAQREVLHLAAREAGIDPHEIQYVELHGTGTPVGDPVEAAALGAAYGAGRAADQPLVVGSVKTNIGHLEGAAGIAGFLKTVLSLKNRRIPATLNHDTPNPRIPLDALGLRVQREPGPWPRPDRRLIAGVSAFGMGGTNCHVLLAEPTRPVRPSPRPGPAVDATTGTETVLPWTLSAADPAALRAQAGRLAAHVRADPDTTPDGIGHALATTRALFDHRAVVLGADRTSLLAALDAVAAGHHTPNASTGRARTAAGPVAFLFPGQGSQRPGAGLELHRTTPAFARALDEVCAALDTHLERPLRDLLFAAPGTPEAALLDRTEYTQVALFALGAALHGVLERHLPPPDFVLGHSVGGLTAAYAAGVLPLADAATLVAARGRLMSEARAGGAMIAVEATEEEAAPVLADYTGRLALAAVNGPRAVVLSGDADAAEEAAARFAALGRRTRALTVSHAFHSPHMDGAAEEFRRIAASLTFRPPTLTVISDTTGQQARPDQLTSPDYWAEHIRRPVRFRDAVRTLASRGTTGYVELGPGNVLTALTRDVLAADGDTTATAVPLLRPKTPERLSLLTGVAELHTTGADADWSGFFDGGNRAERAALPTYAFQRRPFRFATSPRPEATTPDAGRDAALPIREETPDLAARPDFLRLVITAATEVLGGASTDGLDTERTFKALGLDSLGAVEFADRLSRASGLRLTPTLTFDHPTPLALARHLEAESRRDASPESPEAVRQPRETTRDGAHADASTDPHTGAFADPHTGASTGPDGDPVAIVSTAGRWPGGADTPEQLWELLISGADATTGFPVNRGWPEDLHHPDPDRPGGSYVGRGGFLHDADRFDADFFGLSPREAEAMDPQQRLLLETSWELLERAGVDPATLRGSSTGVFVGATQQEYGPRLHETTGEGAGYRLTGATVSVASGRIAYALGLEGPALTVDTACSSSLVALHLAARALRSGECDLALAGGVSVMATPGMFTEFSRQRGLAPDGHCKPFAAAADGTAWSEGVGLVLLERLSDARRHGHRVLALVRGSAVNSDGASNGLTAPNGPSQQRVIQQALESAGLTAADVDAVEAHGTGTTLGDPIEAQALIHTYGQHRPEGRPLLLGSLKSNIGHTQAAAGVAAVIKMTQALGHGLLPGTLHVDRPTPHVDWSRGSVELLTRETPWPAVDRPRRAAVSAFGISGTNAHLILEEAPAAPPEPARAPAAPGRPVPWVLSARTPQALRDQAARLAALGDEDSAAEGESTPADPAEVAYALARKPSFDHRAVLVGGNPAELLDAVRAIARGESAEGAVRGHAAAHGRTAFLFTGQGSQRIGMGRELYAAHPVFAASFDANCAALDAHLTGYASAPLREVVFGDADADGAPTGTGGELDRTLYTQPALFALEVALFRLLESWGVHPDVVAGHSVGELAAAHVAGVLALEDAAALVAARARLMQALPEGGAMVAVEADEAEVLAELDTQAELDTQAELDTQAERDGQAEREGREGAVGIAAVNGPASTVLSGEEASVLAIAERFRARGRRTSRLRTSHAFHSPLMDPMTGELGAVAAELTHLPPRIPLLSALDGEHFTRERPLTPAYWAAHARGTVRFLDVARRLEHDGVTTFLELGPEAVLTALTQEALPGGRPEGTPPPALASLLRRGRPEPETLLTALGTAHARGAKVDWSAVLGLSGPSRVELPTYPFQRSRHWADAPGLRAPFAVPAGDDRFWEPVERQDLDALADTLGLLEPGHREALGTVLPRLAHWRSERGRAAEADSLRYRVRWQPVPDQPTAPAGPARWLLVVPDGRTGGDRPYDAWAPLLEKALTGSGARVDLVRVADARADRDALAALLAEAADRAPAEPVTGVLSLLSLDHGADPRRPALPYGLAATTTLLQALESGAVSGAPLWALTRGAVTTGTADPAADPTGALVWGLGGIAAVESPRWGGVVDLPEHADARAARRVLTALTGGHREAELAVRPEGLLARRLVPAPLEPASGGRTTGWTPGGTVLVTGGTGALARHTAAWLARKGAGHLLLVSRRGGDAPGADTLRAELGELGAEVTFAACDVADRDALAGVLAAVPAEQPLTAVVHTAAVLDDALLDALTPEQADRVLRVKALGARHLDELTRDLPLTAFVLFSSVTGIAGTPGQGNYAPGNAYLDALAHTRRAAGLPATSISWGQWAGDGIAGDEGAHRNARGGLLPMDPQLALSVLEQALDQDETHLVVCRADWQILAAARSHPLLAELTAGPSDTGTAPPEEPEQGGLVAELSGAASEQERRRLLLRFVTIQVGEVQGGRPANSVDIHRGFKEQGFDSLTTVELRNRLNQRTGLSLPTTAVFDHPTPHALAELLYERLVPEVRAAQDTAGELAAHLDRLEALLASLPPGGPEREGAAGRLNALAAVGHGEPRPAEGDDQDLAAGLSSATDDELMDFIGKELGIS; encoded by the coding sequence ATGACCAGTCAAGGTGCCAACCGCACGGCCGGCTCCGGCCAGGGTGGGGGCCGTGCCGTCGCCGTGGTCGGACTGGCGTGCCGGCTGCCCGGAGCCCCCGACCCCGACGCCTTCTGGGACCTGCTGAGCAAGGGCGCCGACGCGATCCGCCCGCTGCCCGAGGACCGCCGTCCGGCCCCCGGTGCGGGGCGGCGCCGGAGCGAAGGGCCGGGCGGCGGTACGGACCGGGGCCGGGACACGGGCCACAACCGGGAAACCCCGGCGCCCCGCGACGAGGACCTGCCCGGCGGCTTCCTGGACGAGGTCGACCACTTCGACCACGCGTTCTTCGGGATCTCCCCGCGCGAGGCCGCCGAGATGGACCCGCAGCAGCGGCTGGTCCTCGAACTCGCCTGGGAGGCGCTGGAAGAGGCCGGAATCGTCCCCGGTTCCCTCACCGGAACCCCGGTCGGCGTCTACCTCGGGGCGATGGCGTACGACTACGCGCTGCTGCGCCACCGCGAGGACGCCGAGCCCGTCACCCGGCACACCCTGACCGGCCTCAACCGGGGCCTGCTCGCCAACCGGGTCTCCTACCACCTCGGCCTGCGCGGCCCCAGCCTGACCGTCGACTCCGCCCAGTCGTCCGCCCTCGTCTCCCTCCACCTGGCCCACCGGGCGGTCCGGGACGGCGACTGCGAGCTCGCGCTGGCCGGCGGGGTCAACCTCAACCTGGCGCCCGACAGCACCTCGGCCGCCGCCCGCTTCGGCGGACTCTCCCCGGACGGCCGCTCGTTCACCTTCGACGCCCGCGCCAACGGATACGTACGGGGCGAGGGCGGCGGGCTGGTCCTCCTCAAGCCGCTGGACGCGGCCCTCGCGGACGGCGACCGCATCCACGGCGTGATCCTCGCCAGCGCCGTCAACAACGACGGCGCGACCGAGTCCCTCACCGTGCCGAGCGCCGAAGCCCAGCGCGAGGTGCTGCACCTGGCGGCCCGGGAGGCGGGCATCGACCCGCACGAGATCCAGTACGTCGAACTGCACGGCACCGGAACCCCGGTGGGGGACCCGGTGGAGGCCGCCGCGCTGGGCGCCGCCTACGGTGCCGGTCGCGCCGCCGATCAGCCGCTCGTGGTGGGGTCGGTGAAAACCAACATCGGCCACCTGGAGGGCGCCGCCGGGATCGCCGGCTTCCTCAAGACCGTGCTGAGCCTGAAGAACCGGCGCATCCCGGCGACCCTCAACCACGACACACCGAACCCGCGCATCCCGCTGGACGCTCTCGGCCTGCGGGTCCAGCGCGAGCCGGGCCCCTGGCCCCGGCCGGACCGGCGGCTGATCGCCGGGGTGAGCGCCTTCGGCATGGGCGGGACCAACTGCCACGTCCTGCTGGCCGAACCGACCCGGCCCGTCCGCCCTTCACCCCGCCCCGGGCCCGCCGTCGACGCCACCACCGGCACGGAGACCGTCCTGCCCTGGACCCTCTCCGCCGCCGATCCGGCCGCCCTGCGGGCCCAGGCCGGACGGCTCGCCGCACACGTGCGGGCCGACCCGGACACGACCCCCGACGGCATCGGGCACGCCCTCGCCACCACCCGCGCCCTGTTCGACCACCGGGCGGTGGTCCTCGGCGCCGACCGTACGAGCCTGCTGGCCGCCCTGGACGCCGTCGCGGCCGGCCACCACACCCCCAACGCGTCGACCGGCCGCGCCCGAACGGCGGCCGGGCCCGTCGCGTTCCTCTTCCCCGGTCAGGGAAGCCAGCGCCCCGGCGCCGGCCTCGAACTCCACCGCACCACGCCCGCCTTCGCCCGCGCACTCGACGAGGTGTGCGCCGCCCTCGACACCCACCTCGAACGTCCCCTGCGCGACCTCCTGTTCGCCGCCCCCGGTACTCCGGAAGCGGCCCTGCTCGACCGCACCGAGTACACCCAGGTCGCGCTCTTCGCACTCGGAGCCGCTCTCCACGGGGTGCTCGAACGACACCTTCCGCCACCGGACTTCGTCCTCGGCCACTCCGTCGGAGGCCTCACCGCCGCGTACGCCGCGGGGGTGCTGCCGCTCGCCGACGCGGCCACCCTCGTCGCGGCGCGCGGACGCCTCATGAGCGAGGCCCGCGCGGGCGGGGCGATGATCGCGGTGGAGGCGACGGAGGAGGAAGCGGCCCCCGTACTCGCCGACTACACCGGACGCTTGGCGCTGGCCGCGGTCAACGGCCCACGGGCCGTAGTGCTTTCGGGAGACGCCGACGCGGCCGAGGAGGCCGCCGCACGGTTCGCCGCCCTCGGCCGCCGCACCCGCGCGCTCACGGTGAGCCACGCCTTCCACTCCCCGCACATGGACGGCGCGGCGGAGGAGTTCCGGCGGATCGCCGCGAGCCTCACCTTCCGGCCGCCGACCCTCACCGTCATCTCCGACACCACCGGACAACAGGCCCGGCCGGACCAGCTGACCTCCCCCGACTACTGGGCCGAGCACATCCGGCGCCCGGTCCGGTTCCGCGACGCCGTGCGCACGCTGGCGTCCCGGGGGACCACGGGGTACGTCGAGCTGGGCCCCGGCAACGTCCTCACCGCGCTGACCCGGGACGTCCTGGCGGCGGACGGCGACACCACCGCGACCGCGGTGCCGTTGCTGCGCCCCAAGACGCCCGAACGGCTCTCCCTGCTCACCGGAGTCGCCGAACTCCACACGACCGGCGCGGACGCCGACTGGTCCGGATTCTTCGACGGCGGCAACCGTGCGGAGCGCGCCGCCCTGCCCACGTACGCCTTCCAGCGCCGGCCGTTCCGGTTCGCCACCTCGCCCCGGCCCGAGGCCACCACGCCCGACGCCGGGCGGGACGCGGCGCTCCCGATCCGCGAGGAGACGCCGGACTTGGCCGCCCGCCCGGACTTCCTGCGGCTCGTGATCACCGCCGCCACGGAGGTCCTCGGCGGGGCCTCCACGGACGGGCTCGACACGGAACGTACCTTCAAGGCGCTCGGCCTGGACTCCCTGGGCGCCGTGGAGTTCGCGGACCGGCTCTCCCGGGCGAGCGGGCTCCGGCTGACGCCCACCCTGACCTTCGACCATCCCACGCCCCTCGCGCTCGCCCGGCACCTGGAGGCGGAGTCCCGCCGGGACGCGTCGCCGGAAAGCCCGGAAGCCGTACGACAGCCCCGGGAGACCACGCGGGACGGCGCGCACGCCGACGCGTCCACCGACCCGCACACCGGCGCGTTCGCAGACCCGCACACCGGGGCATCCACCGGCCCGGACGGCGATCCGGTCGCGATCGTCTCCACCGCCGGCCGCTGGCCCGGCGGCGCCGACACCCCCGAACAGCTCTGGGAGCTGCTGATCTCGGGCGCCGACGCGACCACCGGCTTCCCCGTCAACCGGGGCTGGCCCGAGGACCTCCACCACCCGGACCCCGACCGGCCCGGCGGATCGTACGTCGGACGGGGCGGATTCCTGCACGACGCCGACCGGTTCGACGCCGACTTCTTCGGCCTGTCGCCCCGCGAGGCCGAAGCGATGGATCCCCAGCAGCGGCTGCTGCTGGAGACCTCCTGGGAGCTGCTGGAGCGCGCCGGAGTGGATCCCGCCACCCTGCGCGGCAGCAGCACCGGGGTCTTCGTGGGCGCGACCCAGCAGGAGTACGGTCCCCGGCTGCACGAGACCACCGGCGAGGGGGCGGGCTACCGGCTGACGGGCGCGACCGTCAGCGTCGCCTCCGGCCGGATCGCCTACGCCCTCGGCCTGGAGGGGCCCGCGCTCACCGTGGACACCGCCTGCTCCTCGTCCCTGGTGGCGCTCCACCTCGCGGCCCGCGCCCTGCGGTCCGGCGAGTGCGACCTCGCACTGGCGGGCGGCGTCAGCGTGATGGCCACACCGGGCATGTTCACCGAGTTCAGCAGGCAGCGCGGCCTGGCCCCGGACGGACACTGCAAGCCCTTCGCGGCGGCGGCCGACGGCACCGCCTGGTCGGAGGGGGTGGGGCTGGTCCTGCTGGAACGCCTCTCCGACGCCCGCCGGCACGGTCACCGGGTGCTCGCCCTGGTCCGGGGGAGCGCGGTCAACTCGGACGGCGCCAGCAACGGACTGACCGCCCCGAACGGCCCCTCCCAGCAGCGCGTCATCCAACAAGCCCTTGAGTCGGCCGGGTTGACCGCCGCCGACGTCGACGCGGTGGAGGCGCACGGCACCGGCACCACCCTCGGCGACCCCATCGAGGCCCAGGCGCTGATCCACACCTACGGACAGCACCGCCCCGAGGGCAGGCCGCTGCTCCTCGGCTCCCTGAAGTCCAACATCGGCCACACCCAGGCGGCGGCGGGCGTCGCGGCGGTCATCAAGATGACCCAGGCCCTCGGCCACGGTCTGCTGCCCGGTACCCTGCACGTCGACCGCCCCACACCGCACGTCGACTGGAGCCGCGGCTCCGTCGAACTCCTCACCCGCGAAACCCCGTGGCCGGCCGTCGACCGCCCGCGCCGCGCCGCCGTCTCCGCGTTCGGCATCAGCGGTACCAACGCCCACCTCATCCTCGAAGAGGCGCCCGCCGCCCCGCCGGAGCCCGCCCGCGCCCCCGCCGCACCCGGCCGCCCCGTCCCCTGGGTCCTCTCGGCCCGCACCCCGCAGGCACTCCGGGACCAGGCCGCCCGACTGGCCGCACTGGGGGACGAGGACTCCGCGGCGGAGGGTGAATCCACGCCGGCCGACCCCGCCGAGGTGGCGTACGCGCTGGCCCGCAAGCCGTCCTTCGACCACCGAGCGGTACTGGTGGGCGGGAATCCCGCCGAGCTGCTCGACGCCGTACGCGCCATCGCACGGGGGGAGTCGGCCGAGGGTGCCGTACGCGGCCACGCCGCGGCCCACGGCCGGACCGCCTTCCTCTTCACCGGACAGGGCAGCCAGCGGATCGGCATGGGGCGGGAGCTGTACGCGGCCCACCCCGTCTTCGCCGCCTCCTTCGACGCCAACTGCGCGGCGCTCGACGCCCACCTGACCGGGTACGCGTCCGCCCCGCTGCGCGAGGTCGTCTTCGGCGACGCGGACGCCGACGGGGCGCCCACCGGCACCGGCGGCGAGCTGGACCGCACGCTGTACACCCAGCCCGCGCTGTTCGCCCTGGAGGTGGCGCTCTTCCGGCTGCTGGAGTCCTGGGGCGTACACCCCGACGTGGTGGCCGGGCACTCCGTCGGCGAGCTGGCCGCCGCCCACGTCGCCGGGGTGCTCGCCCTCGAAGACGCCGCCGCGCTCGTCGCCGCCCGCGCCCGCCTGATGCAGGCGCTTCCCGAAGGCGGGGCCATGGTCGCCGTGGAGGCGGACGAAGCCGAGGTGCTGGCCGAACTCGACACGCAGGCCGAACTCGACACGCAGGCCGAACTCGACACGCAGGCCGAACGCGACGGACAGGCCGAACGTGAGGGACGCGAAGGTGCCGTGGGCATCGCGGCCGTCAACGGCCCCGCCTCCACCGTGTTGTCGGGCGAGGAGGCGTCGGTCCTCGCGATCGCCGAACGCTTCCGCGCCCGTGGCCGCCGCACCAGCCGGCTGCGCACCAGCCACGCCTTCCACTCCCCGCTCATGGACCCGATGACCGGCGAACTCGGCGCGGTGGCGGCAGAGCTCACCCATCTCCCTCCGCGCATACCCCTGTTGAGCGCGCTCGACGGCGAACACTTCACCCGTGAGCGACCGCTCACGCCCGCATACTGGGCGGCGCACGCCCGGGGCACGGTGCGCTTCCTCGACGTCGCACGCCGCCTGGAGCACGACGGGGTCACCACCTTCCTGGAGTTGGGCCCCGAAGCCGTCCTCACGGCACTGACCCAGGAGGCCCTGCCCGGCGGCCGTCCCGAGGGCACACCGCCGCCCGCGCTCGCCTCCCTGCTGCGCCGGGGCCGCCCCGAGCCGGAGACCCTGCTGACCGCGCTCGGGACCGCCCACGCCCGGGGCGCCAAGGTCGACTGGAGCGCCGTCCTCGGCCTCTCCGGACCGAGCCGGGTGGAGCTGCCCACCTACCCGTTCCAGCGCAGCCGCCACTGGGCCGACGCACCCGGACTCCGTGCCCCCTTTGCCGTACCCGCCGGGGACGACCGGTTCTGGGAGCCCGTGGAGCGCCAGGACCTCGACGCCCTCGCCGACACGCTCGGCCTCCTCGAACCGGGACACCGCGAAGCGCTCGGCACCGTCCTGCCCCGGCTCGCCCACTGGCGGAGCGAGCGCGGACGGGCCGCCGAGGCCGACAGCCTGCGGTACCGGGTGCGCTGGCAGCCGGTACCGGACCAGCCGACGGCCCCGGCCGGACCGGCCCGCTGGCTCCTCGTCGTGCCGGACGGGCGCACCGGCGGCGACCGCCCGTACGACGCTTGGGCGCCGCTGCTGGAGAAGGCCCTCACCGGCAGCGGCGCACGCGTCGACCTGGTACGCGTGGCGGACGCGCGGGCGGACCGCGACGCCCTCGCCGCCCTGCTCGCGGAAGCGGCCGACCGCGCCCCGGCCGAGCCGGTGACCGGGGTGCTCTCCCTGCTCTCGCTCGACCACGGAGCGGACCCGCGACGGCCGGCCCTTCCGTACGGGTTGGCCGCCACCACCACGCTCCTCCAGGCACTGGAGAGCGGCGCCGTGAGCGGGGCGCCGCTCTGGGCCCTCACCCGGGGAGCGGTGACCACCGGCACGGCCGACCCGGCGGCCGACCCCACCGGTGCGCTCGTCTGGGGGCTCGGGGGGATCGCCGCCGTGGAGAGCCCTCGATGGGGCGGTGTCGTCGATCTGCCCGAGCATGCGGACGCCCGCGCCGCCCGCCGGGTGCTCACCGCCCTCACCGGAGGCCACCGGGAAGCCGAACTCGCCGTCCGGCCCGAGGGGCTGCTCGCCCGCCGCCTCGTCCCCGCACCGTTGGAACCGGCCTCGGGGGGCCGTACGACCGGCTGGACCCCCGGCGGCACCGTCCTCGTCACCGGAGGCACCGGCGCGCTCGCCCGGCACACCGCCGCCTGGCTGGCCCGCAAGGGCGCCGGCCATCTGCTGCTGGTCAGCAGGAGAGGCGGCGACGCCCCCGGCGCGGACACCCTGCGCGCCGAACTCGGCGAGCTGGGCGCCGAGGTGACCTTCGCGGCCTGCGACGTCGCCGACCGCGACGCGCTCGCCGGGGTGCTGGCCGCGGTGCCCGCCGAGCAGCCGCTGACGGCGGTCGTGCACACCGCCGCCGTGCTCGACGACGCCCTGCTCGACGCCCTCACCCCCGAGCAGGCCGACCGGGTCCTGCGGGTCAAGGCGCTCGGCGCACGCCACCTGGACGAACTCACCCGCGACCTGCCCCTGACGGCCTTCGTGCTCTTCTCCTCCGTCACCGGGATCGCGGGCACACCCGGGCAGGGCAACTACGCCCCGGGCAACGCCTATCTCGACGCCCTCGCCCACACCCGCCGCGCCGCCGGGCTCCCCGCCACCTCGATCTCCTGGGGCCAGTGGGCGGGCGACGGCATCGCCGGAGACGAAGGCGCCCACCGCAACGCGCGCGGTGGGCTGCTCCCCATGGATCCGCAACTCGCCCTCTCCGTACTGGAACAGGCCCTGGACCAGGACGAGACCCATCTGGTGGTCTGCCGTGCCGACTGGCAGATCCTGGCCGCCGCCCGCTCCCACCCGCTCCTGGCGGAGCTGACGGCCGGACCGTCCGACACGGGGACCGCCCCGCCCGAAGAACCCGAACAGGGCGGTCTGGTGGCGGAACTATCCGGAGCCGCGAGCGAGCAGGAACGCCGCAGGCTGCTGCTCCGCTTCGTGACGATCCAGGTCGGCGAGGTCCAGGGCGGCCGGCCGGCCAACTCGGTCGACATCCACCGGGGGTTCAAGGAGCAGGGCTTCGACTCCCTCACCACCGTGGAACTGCGCAACCGCCTCAACCAGCGCACCGGGCTGAGCCTGCCGACCACCGCGGTCTTCGACCACCCCACCCCGCACGCTCTCGCCGAGCTGCTGTACGAACGGCTCGTCCCCGAGGTCCGGGCGGCACAGGACACGGCAGGCGAACTCGCCGCGCACCTCGACCGGCTGGAGGCCCTCCTCGCCTCCCTGCCGCCGGGCGGGCCCGAACGCGAAGGCGCGGCCGGCCGGCTGAACGCGCTGGCGGCGGTCGGCCACGGAGAGCCCCGGCCGGCCGAGGGCGACGACCAGGACCTCGCAGCCGGCCTCTCGTCCGCCACCGACGACGAACTGATGGATTTCATCGGCAAGGAACTCGGCATCTCGTAA